The proteins below are encoded in one region of Ursus arctos isolate Adak ecotype North America unplaced genomic scaffold, UrsArc2.0 scaffold_24, whole genome shotgun sequence:
- the ZNHIT3 gene encoding zinc finger HIT domain-containing protein 3 isoform X1, with protein sequence MASLSCSAVVCVICLEKPKYRCPACRVPYCSVACFRKHKEQCNPETRPTEKKIRSAVAAKTIKPAGNKDDEDDDSVADFLNSDEEEDRVSLQNLKNLGESAALRSLLLNPHLRQLMLSLDQGADKAQLMRACMQEPLFVEFADCCLRIVEPSQDEDS encoded by the exons ATGGCGTCGCTCAGTTGCAGTGCCGTCGTCTGCGTGATTTGCTTGGAGAAACCCAAATACCGCTGCCCCGCCTGCCGCGTGCCTTA CTGCTCCGTGGCCTGCTTCCGGAAGCACAAAG AGCAGTGCAACCCTGAAACTCGTcctactgagaaaaaaataaggtcGGCTGTTGCGGCAAAAACTATAAAGCCTGCAGGAAACAAAG ATGATGAGGACGACGACTCTGTAGCTGACTTTCTCAATAGTGATGAGGAAGAGGACAGAGTTTCTTTgcagaatttaaagaatttaG GGGAGTCTGCAGCACTAAGAAGCCTGCTGCTCAACCCACACCTTCGACAGCTGATGCTCAGCCTCGACCAGGGCGCCGACAAGGCGCAGCTCATGAGAGCCTGCATGCAGGAGCCCTTGTTTGTGGAGTTTGCGGACTGCTGTTTGCGGATCGTGGAGCCGTCCCAGGACGAGGATTCCTAA
- the ZNHIT3 gene encoding zinc finger HIT domain-containing protein 3 isoform X2 produces MLSSLFGSSSLLGFFAPSVIPSISDLECNPETRPTEKKIRSAVAAKTIKPAGNKDDEDDDSVADFLNSDEEEDRVSLQNLKNLGESAALRSLLLNPHLRQLMLSLDQGADKAQLMRACMQEPLFVEFADCCLRIVEPSQDEDS; encoded by the exons ATGTTGAGTTCACTCTTTGGTTCAAGTTCCTTGTTGGGGTTTTTTGCGCCTAGTGTGATCCCCTCCATCTCTGACTTAGAG TGCAACCCTGAAACTCGTcctactgagaaaaaaataaggtcGGCTGTTGCGGCAAAAACTATAAAGCCTGCAGGAAACAAAG ATGATGAGGACGACGACTCTGTAGCTGACTTTCTCAATAGTGATGAGGAAGAGGACAGAGTTTCTTTgcagaatttaaagaatttaG GGGAGTCTGCAGCACTAAGAAGCCTGCTGCTCAACCCACACCTTCGACAGCTGATGCTCAGCCTCGACCAGGGCGCCGACAAGGCGCAGCTCATGAGAGCCTGCATGCAGGAGCCCTTGTTTGTGGAGTTTGCGGACTGCTGTTTGCGGATCGTGGAGCCGTCCCAGGACGAGGATTCCTAA